In the genome of Populus trichocarpa isolate Nisqually-1 chromosome 6, P.trichocarpa_v4.1, whole genome shotgun sequence, one region contains:
- the LOC18100621 gene encoding B3 domain-containing protein At2g36080 isoform X2, which yields MSINHFSTDLQETLSWWAQQHQQQQPIMEPNPNASSSTPNEPPNISNPNSSWPPHHSWLNPYNTAQQPSSMFLPQNPTLNFNLNEEDDEDQDHEQQQQDETQQEQEVLVLDKEPMFEKPLTPSDVGKLNRLVIPKQHAEKYFPLSGDSVDKGLLLSFEDESGRYWKFRYSYWNSSQSYVLTKGWSRYVKEKQLDAGDVVLFERHRTDGDRLFIGWRRRGESGSNSGVMVQGSGGGVWSRGILYPSSSSGPHHLSSSNIQHDLGANVTAANVPYQPYCLHAGSIAQNQTTPLGNSKRLRLFGVNLECQLDGSEPSTPDGSSVSSLQGPGHPQFYSQSSYSSNSTHGQMDKCVVKSTC from the exons ATGTCTATAAACCATTTCTCCACAGACCTTCAAGAAACACTCAGCTGGTGGGCACAgcaacatcaacaacaacaacccatCATGGAACCAAACCCAAACGCGTCTTCCTCTACACCAAACGAACCCCCAAATATTTCAAACCCCAATTCTTCTTGGCCTCCCCATCACTCCTGGCTTAACCCTTACAATACAGCTCAACAACCCTCCTCCATGTTCCTTCCTCAAAACCCAACGCTCAATTTCAATCTCAACGAAGAAGACGATGAAGATCAAGACCATGAACAGCAGCAGCAAGATGAAAcacaacaagaacaagaagTACTAGTACTAGATAAAGAACCCATGTTTGAGAAACCCTTAACACCAAGTGATGTAGGAAAACTAAACCGTTTAGTAATACCAAAACAACATGCAGAGAAGTACTTTCCACTTAGTGGTGACTCAGTGGATAAAGGGTTGTTACTGAGTTTTGAAGACGAGTCCGGCAGGTATTGGAAGTTCAGGTACTCATATTGGAACAGTAGTCAAAGCTATGTATTGACTAAAGGGTGGAGTAGATATGTGAAAGAGAAACAACTTGATGCAGGTGATGTCGTTTTGTTTGAACGACACCGTACGGATGGTGACAGATTGTTCATAGGGTGGAGGAGGAGAGGTGAGAGTGGCAGTAACAGTGGGGTGATGGTGCAGGGTAGTGGTGGTGGGGTGTGGAGCAGAGGAATATTATATCCATCATCATCTTCTGGGCCTCATCATCTTTCTAGTAGTAATATACAACATGACCTTGGGGCTAATGTGACAGCTGCTAATGTGCCATACCAACCTTACTGTCTCCATGcag GGTCCATTGCACAGAACCAAACAACACCGCTTGGGAACTCAAAGAGACTCAGGTTATTTGGGGTGAACTTGGAGTGCCAGCTTGATGGGTCCGAGCCATCAACACCTGATGGTTCTTCTGTGTCCAGCCTGCAGGGTCCCGGCCACCCGCAATTCTACTCTCAATCTTCTTATTCTTCAAACAGTACTCATGGTCAAATG GACAAATGTGTTGTCAAAAGCACATGCTAG
- the LOC18100621 gene encoding B3 domain-containing protein At5g06250 isoform X5, whose product MSINHFSTDLQETLSWWAQQHQQQQPIMEPNPNASSSTPNEPPNISNPNSSWPPHHSWLNPYNTAQQPSSMFLPQNPTLNFNLNEEDDEDQDHEQQQQDETQQEQEVLVLDKEPMFEKPLTPSDVGKLNRLVIPKQHAEKYFPLSGDSVDKGLLLSFEDESGRYWKFRYSYWNSSQSYVLTKGWSRYVKEKQLDAGDVVLFERHRTDGDRLFIGWRRRGESGSNSGVMVQGSGGGVWSRGILYPSSSSGPHHLSSSNIQHDLGANVTAANVPYQPYCLHAGTSCIFLCKVRDKHLPISLEKCGWIPIGHIFSADFSGVCISVMRIQQFLKIC is encoded by the exons ATGTCTATAAACCATTTCTCCACAGACCTTCAAGAAACACTCAGCTGGTGGGCACAgcaacatcaacaacaacaacccatCATGGAACCAAACCCAAACGCGTCTTCCTCTACACCAAACGAACCCCCAAATATTTCAAACCCCAATTCTTCTTGGCCTCCCCATCACTCCTGGCTTAACCCTTACAATACAGCTCAACAACCCTCCTCCATGTTCCTTCCTCAAAACCCAACGCTCAATTTCAATCTCAACGAAGAAGACGATGAAGATCAAGACCATGAACAGCAGCAGCAAGATGAAAcacaacaagaacaagaagTACTAGTACTAGATAAAGAACCCATGTTTGAGAAACCCTTAACACCAAGTGATGTAGGAAAACTAAACCGTTTAGTAATACCAAAACAACATGCAGAGAAGTACTTTCCACTTAGTGGTGACTCAGTGGATAAAGGGTTGTTACTGAGTTTTGAAGACGAGTCCGGCAGGTATTGGAAGTTCAGGTACTCATATTGGAACAGTAGTCAAAGCTATGTATTGACTAAAGGGTGGAGTAGATATGTGAAAGAGAAACAACTTGATGCAGGTGATGTCGTTTTGTTTGAACGACACCGTACGGATGGTGACAGATTGTTCATAGGGTGGAGGAGGAGAGGTGAGAGTGGCAGTAACAGTGGGGTGATGGTGCAGGGTAGTGGTGGTGGGGTGTGGAGCAGAGGAATATTATATCCATCATCATCTTCTGGGCCTCATCATCTTTCTAGTAGTAATATACAACATGACCTTGGGGCTAATGTGACAGCTGCTAATGTGCCATACCAACCTTACTGTCTCCATGcag GAACTTCTTGTATTTTCCTGTGTAAAGTGCGTGACAAACACCTTCCAATTAGTTTGGAGAAATGTGGATGGATTCCGATCGGTCATATATTTAGTGCTGATTTCTCTGGTGTCTGCATAAGTGTGATGCGCatacaacaatttttaaaaatctgttag
- the LOC112327879 gene encoding LOW QUALITY PROTEIN: protein trichome birefringence-like 8 (The sequence of the model RefSeq protein was modified relative to this genomic sequence to represent the inferred CDS: inserted 3 bases in 2 codons; deleted 3 bases in 3 codons; substituted 1 base at 1 genomic stop codon) — translation MGRNQDGIAGNMPIVPEWKKKEKSHNLPHYMLLKNTCYSISYGSSHQQPTRNQKHQLLYSPLIIKRELVCATSFLIVFDLFGPFDPLSVFRFGFLSQILSSNEKSSRLACDYSHGRWVRDESNKNQSYTESCPFLDPGFRCVSNGRKYQNWRWQPEGCGLPRFNASELLERSRNGGIVFAGDFVGRNQWEPFLCMLAQGVSNKSSIHEEYGNPMTKHQGHLSWYNLKVEYYRAPFLVTXSAKPDHLHWFSKKWEGADVLVVSTGHWWNEDKTVKMGYYFEDKGKVTVSLNVMEAFKKSLQTPKLWIENLNPERTRVFWXYSPVHYRNGKWDEGGRCDMDRQPLTNYTMLEPEPVHNQIISTVIKEMDYGDRKVXFLNITHLTQFSYDGHPSRHREPGTPVDTPQDCSHWCLPGIPDIWNEILYANLLSMGFRTK, via the exons ATGGGCAGAAACCAGGATGGAATAGCTGGTAATATGCCCATTGTCCCagaatggaaaaagaaagaaaagagtcaCAACCTTCCACACTACATGCTTCT gaaaaacacttGTTATTCCATCTCTTATGGATCATCACATCAACAGCCCACCAGAAACCAAAAACACCAACTTCTTTACTCTCCTCTCATAATCAAGAGAGAACTTGTGTGTGCAACCTCTTTTCTCATTGTCTTTGATCTTTTCGGCCCTTTTGATCCACTATCAGTCTTTCGTTTTGGTTTCTTGTCACAAATCCTATCCAGCAATGAAAAATCATCACGCTTAGCCTGTGATTATTCTCATGGAAGATGGGTTCGGGATGAAAGTAACAAGAATCAATCCTACACAGAGAGCTGTCCCTTTCTTGATCCTGGCTTTCGATGTGTTTCG AATGGAAGAAAGTATCAGAATTGGCGATGGCAGCCAGAAGGGTGTGGTTTGCCAAG ATTTAATGCAAGTGAACTTCTAGAAAGAAGCAGAAATGGGGGGATTGTGTTTGCTGGGGACTTTGTTGGCAGAAACCAGTGGGAGCCTTTCTTGTGCATGCTTGCTCAAGGAGTTTCCAACAAGTCTTCAATACATGAAGAATACGGGAACCCCATGACTAAACAC CAAGGGCACCTTTCCTGGTACAATCTCAAAGTTGAATATTACAGGGCGCCTTTCCTGGTTA CATCGGCTAAGCCCGACCACTTACACTGGTTCTCCAAAAAATGGGAAGGGGCTGATGTTCTGGTGGTCAGCACCGGGCATTGGTGGAATGAA GATAAAACTGTCAAGAT GGGTTACTATTTTGAGGACAAAGGTAAAGTGACTGTGTCGTTGAATGTGATGGAGGCATTTAAAAAATCTCTACAAACACCGAAGTTATGGATTGAAAATTTAAACCCCGAAAGGACTCGTGTTTTTTG CTACTCTCCAGTACATTACAG GAATGGTAAGTGGGATGAGGGAGGTCGATGTGATATGGACAGACAACCATTGACAAACTACACAATGCTGGAACCAGAGCCAGTGCATAACCAAATCATTTCTACTGTAATCAAAGAGATGGATTATGGAGACAGGAAGGTTTAGTTCTTAAACATTACGCATTTGACACAGTTCAGCTATGATGGTCACCCTTCTCGTCATCGTGAGCCAGGCACTCCGGTTGACACTCCACAGGACTGCAGTCATTGGTGTCTACCTGGAATACCAGACATATGGAATGAAATACTATATGCTAATTTACTGTCAATGGGATTCAGAACCAAGTGA
- the LOC7492235 gene encoding uncharacterized protein LOC7492235: protein MATGFISLLFSLLSLLFFGISSFAKPIPSFPSSIIQAEKISLSTPNELYHEKFFTQVLDHYTFRPQSYKTFQQRYLINDKYWGGAEKNAPIFLYTGNEGDIEWFAQNTGFIFDIAPHFKPLLVFIEHRFYGKSMPFGGYKEVAYSNSSTLGYLTSTQALADYATLIIDLKKNLSATDSPVVVFGGSYGGMLAAWFRLKYPHVAIGALASSSPILNFENITSPYSFNNIITQDFRGESENCYKVIKRSWQEIEDTASQPGGLEILRSSFRICRNSMSASSLQSWLYTALVYTAMTDYPTPSNFLNPMPAYPVKEMCKAIDDPKTGNKTFAKLYGAASVYYNYSGNATCFNHDDDSDPHGLGGWSWQACTEMILPTSGNNKDSIFPASEWNYDDRASFCKAYFGVEPRPNWITAEFGGHDIKRVLKRFGSNIIFFNGLRDPWSGGGVLENISSSIVAIIAKQGAHHVDLRFATSEDPKWLQDVRKREVSIIAKWLSEYYDDLDPAY, encoded by the exons ATGGCTACTGGGTTCATATCCCTGttgttttctctcctctctttactGTTCTTTGGTATCTCATCATTTGCTAAGCCCATACCAAGCTTCCCTTCTTCAATCATTCAAGCAGAGAAGATCTCTCTTTCTACCCCAAATGAGCTCTACCATGAAAAGTTCTTCACTCAAGTGCTCGATCACTACACTTTCAGACCCCAGAGCTACAAAACATTTCAACAAAGATACTTGATCAACGACAAATATTGGGGCGGGGCGGAGAAGAACGCTCCAATCTTCTTGTACACAGGAAATGAAGGAGACATCGAATGGTTTGCACAGAACACTggatttatttttgacattgcACCCCATTTCAAACCCCTTCTTGTTTTCATCGag CATAGGTTCTATGGAAAATCCATGCCTTTTGGGGGATATAAAGAGGTTGCTTATAGCAATTCAAGTACACTTGGTTACCTGACCTCAACTCAGGCATTAGCCGATTATGCCACTCTTATAATTGATCTAAAGAAGAACTTGTCCGCCACCGACTCTCCTGTGGTGGTTTTTGGAGGTTCCTACGGAGGAA TGCTGGCAGCATGGTTCAGATTGAAATATCCTCATGTCGCCATTGGAGCCCTGGCGTCTTCTTCACCAATCCTCAACTTCGAGAACATAACATCACCATACAGCTTCAACAACATCATCACTCAAGACTTCAGG GGAGAGAGTGAGAACTGTTACAAAGTAATCAAAAGATCATGGCAAGAAATTGAAGACACTGCAAGCCAACCTGGAGGCCTCGAAATACTTCGAAGTTCATTTAGAATATGCAG GAACTCCATGAGTGCAAGTTCTCTCCAGAGTTGGCTTTACACTGCTCTGGTCTATACAGCCATGACAGACTATCCCACCCCTTCAAATTTCTTAAATCCCATGCCTGCGTATCCTGTTAAAGAG ATGTGTAAGGCGATTGATGATCCAAAGACGGGAAATAAGACGTTTGCCAAGTTGTACGGTGCGGCTTCTGTTTACTATAACTACAGTGGAAATGCCACGTGTTTCAATCACGACGACGATTCTGATCCTCACGGTCTTGGCGGATGGTCGTGGCAG GCATGTACAGAGATGATACTGCCAACGAGTGGTAACAACAAGGACAGCATATTTCCAGCTTCTGAGTGGAACTACGATGATAGAGCTTCTTTCTGCAAAGCCTACTTTGGTGTTGAGCCGAGACCCAATTGGATCACTGCCGAGTTTGGAGGCCAT GATATTAAAAGGGTCTTGAAAAGATTCGGCAGCAACATCATCTTCTTTAATGGCTTGAGAGACCCTTGGAGCGGTGGGGG GGTGCTAGAGAATATATCCAGCAGCATAGTTGCTATCATAGCAAAGCAAG GGGCTCACCATGTGGACCTGAGATTTGCAACCAGTGAAGATCCAAAATGGCTTCAAGATGTGCGCAAAAGAGAGGTCAGCATCATCGCAAAATGGCTTTCTGAATACTACGACGACTTGGACCCTGCATATTGA
- the LOC18100621 gene encoding B3 domain-containing protein At2g36080 isoform X1, with product MSINHFSTDLQETLSWWAQQHQQQQPIMEPNPNASSSTPNEPPNISNPNSSWPPHHSWLNPYNTAQQPSSMFLPQNPTLNFNLNEEDDEDQDHEQQQQDETQQEQEVLVLDKEPMFEKPLTPSDVGKLNRLVIPKQHAEKYFPLSGDSVDKGLLLSFEDESGRYWKFRYSYWNSSQSYVLTKGWSRYVKEKQLDAGDVVLFERHRTDGDRLFIGWRRRGESGSNSGVMVQGSGGGVWSRGILYPSSSSGPHHLSSSNIQHDLGANVTAANVPYQPYCLHAGSIAQNQTTPLGNSKRLRLFGVNLECQLDGSEPSTPDGSSVSSLQGPGHPQFYSQSSYSSNSTHGQMDIPFSGDVHRMRNRRG from the exons ATGTCTATAAACCATTTCTCCACAGACCTTCAAGAAACACTCAGCTGGTGGGCACAgcaacatcaacaacaacaacccatCATGGAACCAAACCCAAACGCGTCTTCCTCTACACCAAACGAACCCCCAAATATTTCAAACCCCAATTCTTCTTGGCCTCCCCATCACTCCTGGCTTAACCCTTACAATACAGCTCAACAACCCTCCTCCATGTTCCTTCCTCAAAACCCAACGCTCAATTTCAATCTCAACGAAGAAGACGATGAAGATCAAGACCATGAACAGCAGCAGCAAGATGAAAcacaacaagaacaagaagTACTAGTACTAGATAAAGAACCCATGTTTGAGAAACCCTTAACACCAAGTGATGTAGGAAAACTAAACCGTTTAGTAATACCAAAACAACATGCAGAGAAGTACTTTCCACTTAGTGGTGACTCAGTGGATAAAGGGTTGTTACTGAGTTTTGAAGACGAGTCCGGCAGGTATTGGAAGTTCAGGTACTCATATTGGAACAGTAGTCAAAGCTATGTATTGACTAAAGGGTGGAGTAGATATGTGAAAGAGAAACAACTTGATGCAGGTGATGTCGTTTTGTTTGAACGACACCGTACGGATGGTGACAGATTGTTCATAGGGTGGAGGAGGAGAGGTGAGAGTGGCAGTAACAGTGGGGTGATGGTGCAGGGTAGTGGTGGTGGGGTGTGGAGCAGAGGAATATTATATCCATCATCATCTTCTGGGCCTCATCATCTTTCTAGTAGTAATATACAACATGACCTTGGGGCTAATGTGACAGCTGCTAATGTGCCATACCAACCTTACTGTCTCCATGcag GGTCCATTGCACAGAACCAAACAACACCGCTTGGGAACTCAAAGAGACTCAGGTTATTTGGGGTGAACTTGGAGTGCCAGCTTGATGGGTCCGAGCCATCAACACCTGATGGTTCTTCTGTGTCCAGCCTGCAGGGTCCCGGCCACCCGCAATTCTACTCTCAATCTTCTTATTCTTCAAACAGTACTCATGGTCAAATG GATATCCCTTTCTCCGGAGATGTCCACCGGATGAGAAATCGCCGAGGATAA
- the LOC18100621 gene encoding B3 domain-containing protein At2g36080 isoform X3, with product MSINHFSTDLQETLSWWAQQHQQQQPIMEPNPNASSSTPNEPPNISNPNSSWPPHHSWLNPYNTAQQPSSMFLPQNPTLNFNLNEEDDEDQDHEQQQQDETQQEQEVLVLDKEPMFEKPLTPSDVGKLNRLVIPKQHAEKYFPLSGDSVDKGLLLSFEDESGRYWKFRYSYWNSSQSYVLTKGWSRYVKEKQLDAGDVVLFERHRTDGDRLFIGWRRRGESGSNSGVMVQGSGGGVWSRGILYPSSSSGPHHLSSSNIQHDLGANVTAANVPYQPYCLHAGSIAQNQTTPLGNSKRLRLFGVNLECQLDGSEPSTPDGSSVSSLQGPGHPQFYSQSSYSSNSTHGQMKNQE from the exons ATGTCTATAAACCATTTCTCCACAGACCTTCAAGAAACACTCAGCTGGTGGGCACAgcaacatcaacaacaacaacccatCATGGAACCAAACCCAAACGCGTCTTCCTCTACACCAAACGAACCCCCAAATATTTCAAACCCCAATTCTTCTTGGCCTCCCCATCACTCCTGGCTTAACCCTTACAATACAGCTCAACAACCCTCCTCCATGTTCCTTCCTCAAAACCCAACGCTCAATTTCAATCTCAACGAAGAAGACGATGAAGATCAAGACCATGAACAGCAGCAGCAAGATGAAAcacaacaagaacaagaagTACTAGTACTAGATAAAGAACCCATGTTTGAGAAACCCTTAACACCAAGTGATGTAGGAAAACTAAACCGTTTAGTAATACCAAAACAACATGCAGAGAAGTACTTTCCACTTAGTGGTGACTCAGTGGATAAAGGGTTGTTACTGAGTTTTGAAGACGAGTCCGGCAGGTATTGGAAGTTCAGGTACTCATATTGGAACAGTAGTCAAAGCTATGTATTGACTAAAGGGTGGAGTAGATATGTGAAAGAGAAACAACTTGATGCAGGTGATGTCGTTTTGTTTGAACGACACCGTACGGATGGTGACAGATTGTTCATAGGGTGGAGGAGGAGAGGTGAGAGTGGCAGTAACAGTGGGGTGATGGTGCAGGGTAGTGGTGGTGGGGTGTGGAGCAGAGGAATATTATATCCATCATCATCTTCTGGGCCTCATCATCTTTCTAGTAGTAATATACAACATGACCTTGGGGCTAATGTGACAGCTGCTAATGTGCCATACCAACCTTACTGTCTCCATGcag GGTCCATTGCACAGAACCAAACAACACCGCTTGGGAACTCAAAGAGACTCAGGTTATTTGGGGTGAACTTGGAGTGCCAGCTTGATGGGTCCGAGCCATCAACACCTGATGGTTCTTCTGTGTCCAGCCTGCAGGGTCCCGGCCACCCGCAATTCTACTCTCAATCTTCTTATTCTTCAAACAGTACTCATGGTCAAATG AAGAACCAGGAGTGA
- the LOC18100621 gene encoding B3 domain-containing protein At2g36080 isoform X4: MSINHFSTDLQETLSWWAQQHQQQQPIMEPNPNASSSTPNEPPNISNPNSSWPPHHSWLNPYNTAQQPSSMFLPQNPTLNFNLNEEDDEDQDHEQQQQDETQQEQEVLVLDKEPMFEKPLTPSDVGKLNRLVIPKQHAEKYFPLSGDSVDKGLLLSFEDESGRYWKFRYSYWNSSQSYVLTKGWSRYVKEKQLDAGDVVLFERHRTDGDRLFIGWRRRGESGSNSGVMVQGSGGGVWSRGILYPSSSSGPHHLSSSNIQHDLGANVTAANVPYQPYCLHAGSIAQNQTTPLGNSKRLRLFGVNLECQLDGSEPSTPDGSSVSSLQGPGHPQFYSQSSYSSNSTHGQMNQE, encoded by the exons ATGTCTATAAACCATTTCTCCACAGACCTTCAAGAAACACTCAGCTGGTGGGCACAgcaacatcaacaacaacaacccatCATGGAACCAAACCCAAACGCGTCTTCCTCTACACCAAACGAACCCCCAAATATTTCAAACCCCAATTCTTCTTGGCCTCCCCATCACTCCTGGCTTAACCCTTACAATACAGCTCAACAACCCTCCTCCATGTTCCTTCCTCAAAACCCAACGCTCAATTTCAATCTCAACGAAGAAGACGATGAAGATCAAGACCATGAACAGCAGCAGCAAGATGAAAcacaacaagaacaagaagTACTAGTACTAGATAAAGAACCCATGTTTGAGAAACCCTTAACACCAAGTGATGTAGGAAAACTAAACCGTTTAGTAATACCAAAACAACATGCAGAGAAGTACTTTCCACTTAGTGGTGACTCAGTGGATAAAGGGTTGTTACTGAGTTTTGAAGACGAGTCCGGCAGGTATTGGAAGTTCAGGTACTCATATTGGAACAGTAGTCAAAGCTATGTATTGACTAAAGGGTGGAGTAGATATGTGAAAGAGAAACAACTTGATGCAGGTGATGTCGTTTTGTTTGAACGACACCGTACGGATGGTGACAGATTGTTCATAGGGTGGAGGAGGAGAGGTGAGAGTGGCAGTAACAGTGGGGTGATGGTGCAGGGTAGTGGTGGTGGGGTGTGGAGCAGAGGAATATTATATCCATCATCATCTTCTGGGCCTCATCATCTTTCTAGTAGTAATATACAACATGACCTTGGGGCTAATGTGACAGCTGCTAATGTGCCATACCAACCTTACTGTCTCCATGcag GGTCCATTGCACAGAACCAAACAACACCGCTTGGGAACTCAAAGAGACTCAGGTTATTTGGGGTGAACTTGGAGTGCCAGCTTGATGGGTCCGAGCCATCAACACCTGATGGTTCTTCTGTGTCCAGCCTGCAGGGTCCCGGCCACCCGCAATTCTACTCTCAATCTTCTTATTCTTCAAACAGTACTCATGGTCAAATG AACCAGGAGTGA